In a single window of the Cydia splendana chromosome 20, ilCydSple1.2, whole genome shotgun sequence genome:
- the LOC134800799 gene encoding uncharacterized protein LOC134800799 — MEGQFQTLFDNLKIEMQKQNEDLKQSVTKNILDKMEEKLIPIVEENKNLKVRVEKLEKEIEYLKKGGRENNIIVFGLDEKETSTIELLREFKENLKNDLNINMEDYEINKIYRLGKKNRESNKPRPVLCSFINNWKKMEIIKNKKHLKKIHVSEDYSKEVLEKRKTLQADLAEERKKGNIAYLRHDKLIIKETNNNSQEKRKRESSASPSDYNNQPKKQLTVSTTKTNRTNAFDRMRSSSLSNISTTKKQ; from the coding sequence ATGGAGGGACAATTCCAAACATTATTTGATAATTTGAAGATCGAGATGCAAAAACAGAATGAAGATTTGAAACAATCCgtcacaaaaaatattttagacaAAATGGAAGAGAAGTTAATTCCTATAGTGGaagaaaataaaaacctaaAGGTCAGAGTAGAAAAATTGGAAAAAGAAATAGAGTATCTAAAAAAAGGAGGGAGAGAGAATAATATCATAGTATTCGGCCTGGATGAGAAAGAAACGTCTACCATTGAGTTATTACGGGAATTTAAGGAAAATCTGAAAAAcgacttaaatattaatatggaAGACTATGAAATAAACAAGATCTATCGTTTAGGTAAGAAAAACAGAGAAAGCAACAAGCCGAGGCCGGTATTATGTTCGTTTATAAATAACTGGAAAAAGATGGAAatcattaaaaacaaaaaacacctAAAGAAAATTCATGTATCTGAGGACTACTCAAAAGAAGTATTAGAAAAGAGAAAAACACTACAAGCAGATTTAGCTGAAGAGAGGAAAAAAGGCAATATAGCATATTTGAGACACGACAAACTAATAATAAAAGAGACCAACAACAACAGCCAAGAGAAAAGGAAAAGGGAATCATCTGCCTCACCCTCTGATTATAACAATCAGCCTAAAAAGCAACTGACTGTATCCACAACCAAGACCAACAGAACAAACGCTTTTGATAGGATGCGTTCCagctctctttctaatatatcTACTACCAAAAAACAATAG